Proteins found in one Planococcus citri chromosome 2, ihPlaCitr1.1, whole genome shotgun sequence genomic segment:
- the LOC135835923 gene encoding traB domain-containing protein-like produces the protein MFKKLKKFFIRKSSKIKDEEAEEEGNRSPNGSVKSPRIQLFGLGAESPTEQLSNLSNEIIELEEYADYESLPGIQLFQIEEIVYQPDPNEESTNEEGRRFETSADVHVDHDDDAESRISPCDMKSIFEIPNIIPRSTITNVTRKQLPPKVRKVYTTRCAKERLPFDKNLLETPTISKSILEELAEFYREFPNLRTEVRILIANKSIVYLLGTNHADPQCPIDVANIITKVKPQTAVIELCAWRACGCPIHRYNIFQTKPEFTFRYLRRVISQIGFLPAMIFFTDAFNEHNAIERNTTDYGGEFAAAARLCDELKNCKIMLGDREIPTTVKRQASAMGNWRGIRITTLVTMALLFKRKMKPLLMRGHQLVVQDPRFYQIVVLERDIFLTYMIQIAASLRYTEDNPHIVAVVGQGHLAGIQSFWGKVSPSILPLILKPESEF, from the coding sequence atgtttaaaaaattgaagaaattcttCATACGTAAGTCGAGTAAAATAAAAGACGAAGAAGCGGAGGAAGAAGGAAATCGTTCGCCTAACGGAAGTGTTAAATCGCCTCGTATACAGTTATTCGGATTAGGAGCAGAATCGCCAACGGAACAATTATCAAACTTGAGTAATGAAATAATCGAATTGGAAGAATACGCGGATTACGAATCGTTACCAGGTATTCAGTTATTTCAAATAGAAGAAATTGTCTACCAACCAGATCCGAACGAAGAAAGTACCAATGAAGAAGGTAGGCGATTTGAAACTTCGGCCGATGTGCACGTCGATCATGATGACGACGCCGAAAGTAGAATTTCACCTTGCGATATGAAGAGTATTTTCGAAATCCCCAATATTATACCGAGGAGTACAATAACCAACGTTACGAGAAAACAATTACCACCCAAGGTTAGAAAAGTATATACGACTCGATGCGCCAAAGAGAGATTACCATTTGATAAGAACCTGCTCGAGACTCCTACCATATCGAAAAGCATCTTAGAAGAGTTGGCCGAATTTTACCGAGAATTTCCCAACCTTCGAACCGAGGTTAGAATACTGATCGCGAATAAATCGATCGTCTATTTACTGGGCACCAATCACGCCGATCCGCAATGTCCGATCGACGTAGCCAACATAATAACCAAAGTGAAACCGCAAACAGCTGTAATCGAATTATGTGCTTGGCGAGCATGCGGTTGTCCAATCCATCGTTACAATATCTTCCAAACGAAACCGGAATTTACATTTCGTTACCTAAGACGCGTCATCTCGCAGATTGGGTTTTTACCGGCGATGATATTTTTCACCGACGCTTTCAACGAGCACAACGCCATCGAACGTAATACCACCGATTACGGTGGCGAATTCGCAGCCGCAGCTCGTCTCTgcgacgagttgaaaaattgcaaaattatgctAGGAGATCGCGAAATTCCAACCACGGTCAAGAGGCAAGCTTCGGCAATGGGTAACTGGCGAGGTATCCGAATCACAACCCTGGTAACGATGGCTCTGCTatttaaacgaaaaatgaaacctTTGCTTATGCGTGGTCATCAGTTGGTCGTCCAAGATCCCAGGTTTTACCAAATCGTTGTTTTAGAACGAGATATATTTTTAACCTATATGATTCAAATAGCAGCCAGCTTGAGGTATACGGAGGATAATCCGCATATTGTGGCTGTCGTTGGGCAAGGCCATCTAGCCGGTATACAAAGTTTTTGGGGTAAAGTGTCACCCTCCATTTTACCACTGATATTGAAACCTGAATCGGAATTTTAA